The genomic DNA AATCCGGCACCGAGGATCAGGACCGCACCATAGTCGTCTGAAAGGTTCCCTGTTTCGTCAGCTTCTTTTAAGATGTACCCCTCAACCCCTGCAAAAGTTCCTACAAAAATAAGATAGGCAGCACCAATCAAGCGATAGGCCCACAATCGTTTACGTAAACATAGAACAACCAATACATAGATGATCAGTCCATTTATCAGTATGAATAACAAGCCGAACGTCACACGGAAAAACAGGAACGCCATGACAGTGCCTAGAAGAGCCAAGATCAACAGGGCCCTTTTATTCTTGAACTCCGCCATCTTCATTCTTCAGGGCCGCTTTGACGCTTTTTCAACGTATGATTGATATTATTCAAACTGATCAGAATCAGGGACAGCATAATAAATGTCACCAGTTCCTCTGAAAAAAAAGAATAGACTCCAACAATTAGCAGAATGAAGCCATACCATCTGTTACTCACGATTCATCACTCCCTAACACTCATTCAACTCTATCCATTATTTCAAATCACTTACAATGTGACAATGATTATTTATACGTCTGTCAAGCAGATAACGCGGTCACAAGTAGACTAGTCTTTATCTACCGTCCCCAGGCAGACTATAGACGAAAGCTCCGTTGGGTAAGGTCCATTTTCCCCCCTTTCCTACAAGCGCTGAATGTTTCTTTGCTTGAAAAAAGAAGTTGTGGAATAATAATAGACGTCTTTTCAACTCAGGAGTGATGAAGGAAATATGAATCGTAAAAAACAAATCAACCTAAAAAAGTGGATACTCTACATTGCTTTAATTGTACTATGCGTTACGTCCATCTACTTTGTACACCATAATGAAAACTATTATGATCGACCGATTGCGGAAGTGACCGATGTGAAAGTGACCGGTACACGGGATATCACCGACACCAATGGGAACAAAGATAGGCTGCATGAACAGGAAGTCCATGCAACGGTGAAGAACGGTCCAGAGAAAGGAAAAGACATTCTCTTAAGCAATACGTTCTCGACCTCCAAGGCGTATGATCAAGAATACAAACCGGGAAATGACTTGTTTGTCTCTATCAACAATCCAGATGGACAGGGTCAATTAAAGGGGTCCATAGATGACGTAAAGCGTGACACATCCCTCATCATCATCGCATGGGTTTTCATTTTCCTAATGGTCCTGGTCGGAAAGCGCCAAGGGTTCTATTCTCTCGGAACCCTTTGCATCAATGCCGTCATCCTTTCATTCGCTCTTGATATCTATTTGAGCAATGACCGGATCGGATTGCTTGCAGCTTGCGGTTTGGCTGTCGTCCTGTTCAGTTCCATCTCGCTCCTGTTGGTAAACGGGTTTAACCGGAAAACCTATGCCGCGGTCATTTCCACGCTGGTCGCCACGTTTGTGACCTTGGTCATCAGTTTCATTGTCATCAAATCTACAGCAGCAAACGGGCTCCGTTATGAGGAGATGCAGTTTCTGACCAGGCCGACCGAGACCGTATTTATGGCTGGGATACTTGTGGGCTGTCTAGGTGCCATCATGGATGTGGCCATTACTCTTTCTTCATCCATTTTCACCCTCTATGAAAAGAATCCTTCAATCAGTACAAAGGCATTAAAAGATGCTGGCTTGGAAATCGGACGGGACATCATGGGGACGATGACAAATATCATGTTTTTTGTCTATATCAGCGGTGCTATGCCCATGCTGATTCTCTATTTCAAGAATGCCTCACCGCTTGGTTTCACTTTGTCGATGAATCTCTCTTTGGAGCTTGCCCGTGCCCTGACGGGTGGGATTGGCATCGTCCTTGCAATACCCATCGGGATAGCCGTCTCCATCTATTTTGTCAATAAGAGGAGGGCCGTATAATGACTGTTCAATTCATCCTTGCTGTCATTCTCTTTATACTCATGACGGCTGTGGGAGGTAAAAAAGGGGCGCGATCCTTTGTTGCCCTTTTTCTCAATTTCACCGTGCTGATCCTTTCAATCATCATCATGAACAACCCGGGAGCCAATCCTGTCGTCATCACCTTATTTGCTTCCGCACTGATCAGTTCCATCACGTTATTCTACATCAGCAGATGGGGAACCAAGACGATCACTGCTTTCCTTGCTACCATTGTGACCACTTGCATCCTTCTCGTCTTTATCCTTTTGTTTACAAATCAGGCGATGATTCAGGGGTTCGGGGAAGAAGAAATTGAAGAACTTGCACCATACTCTCTTTATGTAGGGGTGGACTTCGTCAAGATCGGTGCAGCCATGATCCTCATGAGCACGATCGGAGCCATCATCGATCTGACCATTGCCATATCCTCTCCCATGCAGGAAATAAAGCATCATAATCCGGATATTGATCGCCGTTCTCTTTTTGCATCTGGGATGAGTATCGGTCGTGATATTCTAGGGACAAGCGCGAATACGCTATTCTTTGCCTTCTTTGGAGGATATATGGGCCTCTTACTATGGTTCAAGGATTTGAAGTACTCACTGGGTGAGATCGTCAATTCGAAAGTGTTCAGCTCTGAAATGATCTTCATAGGCTCCTCTGCCATCGGCATGGCCCTTGCCATTCCCATCACTGCTGCCTTAACGGCTTATTTCCTTGATAAAAAGAAGCTAGGTAGGAATAGATCCTATTGAATGAATGAGTGTTCCCTAAACATCATCTTCATAAAAAAAAGCCCCGTATATGCACGGGGCTTTGCTATGTGTTTGAGCAAGATGTACTATCAGTATTCCCTATATAATTTGATTTAATCATATTATAGTTTGATTATCACAGATTCACGACGTCTGGACCTCATGCTTGACTTCCAGGATATCCAAGGCTTCTTTGACGCTCCCTGTAACAGGCAGGCTTGAAAGATCGATATCCAGGTTCAATGCTTCGAGTACGAGCTCGGGGCGCAGTCCCGTTATGAATGTGCCGACCCCAAGAAGTCCCAATACATAATGAACTTTAAACAGCGTGTCAATCACAAGATTATCCACAGAATACATACCGGAGAAATCGATGATCAGGTGTGTAATCTGCTGCTCCCTGACTTTTACCGGAATGAGATCCAACAGGGCCACTGCTTTATCATGATCAATCTTTCCTGTTATCGGAAGGATGGCGATATCATCAAGCAAGGGGACGATAGTCGCAGATAGTTCATTGATTTCCTTGATCAACTCAACCTGCCTTTGATTGGCTTCGCGTTTCCATCCTATATCGCGTATGTAGGACTGAATTGCCTGTTTGCCTGCCACAGTGACAGGGTGGCAATACAGTTCAGCTTCGACCGTGGTACCGTCCATACGATAAAGAAGCTCTTCAATGACCTCAGCCGGTTTGCTATAGGCAGACTGGATCCGTTCTTTTATTGCCTCCCTCGATGAATCCTGGAATATATCAAGGGGACTCAGACCGATAACCCCTTCCTTCGTCGTCCTGAAGAACGATTCTGCTGCACGGTTGATATACAGGATCTGATAATCTGTATGGATGATGACAGGCTCGAGTGAATATTCGATGACCTCTCGATAGTCTATAGTGGATATGGCTTCACTCACGTTCCTCACTCCTTTTTCCTCAACGAT from Rossellomorea marisflavi includes the following:
- a CDS encoding YibE/F family protein, translated to MNRKKQINLKKWILYIALIVLCVTSIYFVHHNENYYDRPIAEVTDVKVTGTRDITDTNGNKDRLHEQEVHATVKNGPEKGKDILLSNTFSTSKAYDQEYKPGNDLFVSINNPDGQGQLKGSIDDVKRDTSLIIIAWVFIFLMVLVGKRQGFYSLGTLCINAVILSFALDIYLSNDRIGLLAACGLAVVLFSSISLLLVNGFNRKTYAAVISTLVATFVTLVISFIVIKSTAANGLRYEEMQFLTRPTETVFMAGILVGCLGAIMDVAITLSSSIFTLYEKNPSISTKALKDAGLEIGRDIMGTMTNIMFFVYISGAMPMLILYFKNASPLGFTLSMNLSLELARALTGGIGIVLAIPIGIAVSIYFVNKRRAV
- a CDS encoding YibE/F family protein translates to MTVQFILAVILFILMTAVGGKKGARSFVALFLNFTVLILSIIIMNNPGANPVVITLFASALISSITLFYISRWGTKTITAFLATIVTTCILLVFILLFTNQAMIQGFGEEEIEELAPYSLYVGVDFVKIGAAMILMSTIGAIIDLTIAISSPMQEIKHHNPDIDRRSLFASGMSIGRDILGTSANTLFFAFFGGYMGLLLWFKDLKYSLGEIVNSKVFSSEMIFIGSSAIGMALAIPITAALTAYFLDKKKLGRNRSY
- a CDS encoding PAS domain S-box protein is translated as MSEAISTIDYREVIEYSLEPVIIHTDYQILYINRAAESFFRTTKEGVIGLSPLDIFQDSSREAIKERIQSAYSKPAEVIEELLYRMDGTTVEAELYCHPVTVAGKQAIQSYIRDIGWKREANQRQVELIKEINELSATIVPLLDDIAILPITGKIDHDKAVALLDLIPVKVREQQITHLIIDFSGMYSVDNLVIDTLFKVHYVLGLLGVGTFITGLRPELVLEALNLDIDLSSLPVTGSVKEALDILEVKHEVQTS